Proteins from a genomic interval of Trifolium pratense cultivar HEN17-A07 linkage group LG6, ARS_RC_1.1, whole genome shotgun sequence:
- the LOC123892976 gene encoding dnaJ protein ERDJ3A-like, with product MNRSAATLFIIVATLCFVLEFEAKTIDPYKVLGVDKTASQREIQKAFHKLSLQYHPDKNKAKGAQEKFAQINNAYEILSDEQKRKNYDLYGDEKGNPGFEAGHPGGSGFNFRPGEQWSSGGQGGSKSFSFSFGGGSGDSNSFGFGLDDLLGNFFGDFGSSFRSQSGPKSSPKSFKAINSNIYKKEIVDEGMTWLLLSYTPSLRGVQQFESTIGEVSSTLQGALKVGSINCEKEVSLCKELGIYPRKAPRIFVYSYKENEKGSLVEYGGNLAVKDLKAFCQQHLPGFSKRIDLNQLDQFSTTGKLPRVLLLSSKKNTPVIWRVLSGLYRKRITFGDVEVHDSDLRVEKLGVDALPAIVGWLPNGEKTILKTGVSVKDVKSGVQDLSNILDSFEKVSKKETSSQSKKAQTDSEDGYIQLLSRSNFEDLCGAKTPVCIIGAFRSLKAREELEYILSLVSHMSLSRKPNGGGSSRDSISYALLDSAQQQSFLNAFDKMGYKSSDKLLIAYKPRKGKFAVFMGDMRIEKVENFIGSVLSGDIPFRETHKKPVLK from the exons ATGAACCGTTCAGCCGCCACGTTGTTCATCATCGTCGCTACGTTGTGTTTCGTTTTAGAATTCGAAGCAAAAACAATCGACCCCTATAAG GTTCTTGGGGTTGATAAAACTGCAAGTCAACGAGAAATTCAGAAGGCTTTTCACAA ACTCTCTCTTCAATATCACCCTGACAAGAACAAGGCCAAAGGTGCACAAGAGAAGTTTGCTCAGATAAATAATG CGTACGAGATTTTATCTGATGAACAAAAGAGGAAGAATTATGACTTATATGGAGATGAGAAAGGAAATCCTGGATTTGAAGCTGGCCACCCTGGAGGTAGCGGCTTTAACTTCAGACCAGGCGAACAATGGAGTAGCGGTGGCCAGGGAGGCTCTAAGTCATTCTCCTTTTCCTTTGGCGGCGGCTCTGGTGATTCAAATTCTTTTGGATTTGGTTTGGATGATCTTCTTGGCAACTTTTTTGGTGATTTTGGCAGTTCATTTAGGTCTCAATCTGGGCCCAAGAGTTCCCCCAAAAGTTTTAAAGCCATAAATTCAAATATCTACAAGAAAGAAATTGTTGATGAAGGAATGACTTGGCTTTTGTTATCTTATACACCCTCATTGAGGGGCGTCCAACAGTTTGAGTCCACTATAGGGGAGGTTTCCAGTACATTGCAAGGAGCTTTGaag GTTGGAAGCATAAACTGTGAAAAGGAAGTCTCATTATGTAAGGAGCTTGGTATATATCCTCGCAAAGCTCCAAGGATTTTTGTCTATTCTTACAAGGAGAATGAAAAGGGTTCTCTGGTGGAGTACGGTGGTAACTTGGCTGTTAAGGATTTGAAGGCTTTCTGTCAACAACACTTGCCAGGATTTTCAAAACGGATTGACTTGAATCAACTTGATCAATTTAGCACTACTGGAAAGTTGCCTAGGGTGCTGCTTCTCTCTTCCAAAAAGAACACTCCTGTAATTTGGCGTGTTCTTAGTGGCTTGTATCGTAAACGCATTACTTTCGGTGATGTAGAG GTTCATGATTCTGATTTGAGAGTGGAAAAACTAGGAGTTGATGCACTTCCAGCTATTGTAGGTTGGCTACCTAATGGAGAAAAGACTATTCTGAAAACAGGGGTTTCTGTGAAAGATGTAAAATCTGGTGTACAAGATCTTAGTAACATACTTGATAGTTTTGAGAAAGTAAGTAAAAAGGAAACATCAAGTCAGTCCAAGAAAGCACAAACTGATTCAGAAGACGGATACATTCAGTTGCTTTCTCGGTCAAACTTCGAGGATCTCTGTGGGGCAAAAACTCCAGTTTGCATAATTGGTGCCTTTAGATCTTTGAAAGCAAGGGAAGAGCTAGAATATATTCTCTCTTTG GTCTCACATATGTCATTGTCAAGAAAACCAAATGGAGGCGGCAGCTCTAGGGACTCCATTTCCTATGCTCTCTTAGACTCTGCACAGCAACAATCCTTTCTAAACGCATTTGACAAAATGGGTTATAAATCATCAGATAAGTTGTTGATTGCCTACAAACCTCGGAAAGGGAAATTCGCTGTATTTATGGGTGATATGAGAATAGAGAAGGTAGAGAATTTTATCGGCTCCGTTCTAAGCGGAGATATACCCTTTAGGGAAACACATAAGAAGCCTGTACTAAAATAG
- the LOC123889683 gene encoding importin-11-like yields the protein MALSVSDVAAMYSLLANSMSADHRLRGPAEEALAQSESRRGFCSCLLEVITAKDLASQVDVRLMATVYFKNSINRYWRQRRDSTGITNEEKAHLKQKLLMHLREESDQIALMLAVLISKIARIDYPKEWPDIFLVLSQQLQSADVLASHRIFTILFRTLKELSTKRLTADQRNFAEISSQFFDYSWRLWQSDVQALLHGFSALSQNYNSNADDQHHELYLTCERWLLCSKIIRQLIISGFQSDSKCFQEVRPVKEVSTALLSAIQSFLPYYSSFQKQYPKFWDFLKRSCTKLMKILIAIQGRHPYSFGDKFVLSSVMDFCLNKITDPEPNLLSFEQFLIQCMVMIKNILECKEYKPSLTGRVVDENGVTLEQMKKNISSAVGGVVTSLLPNERIVLLCNVLITRYFVLTASDLEEWYRNPESFHHEQDMVQWTEKLRPCAEALYIVLFENNSQLLAPAVVSLLQETMNNCPTTVTEITSVLLLKDAAYGAAAYVYYELSNYLSFKDWFNGALSHELSNDHPNLFIIHRKVAVILGQWVSEIKDDTKRPVYCALIRLLQGKDLSVRLAASRSLCLHVEDANFSEREFVDLLPLCWDSCFKLFEDVQEFDSKVQILNLISTLIGHVSQVIPFSNKLVQFFQKVWEESAGESLLQIQLLVALRNFVIALGYQSPICYNILLPLLENGIDINSPDELNLLEDSMLLWEATLSHAPSMVPQLLSYFSRLVGIMERSFDHLEVAVNIIEDYIILGGNDFLSMHATNIAKILDLVVGNVNDRGLLSVLPVIDILIQCFPMEVPPLISNTLQKLIVICLSGGDDRDPSKTSVKASSAAILARLLVMNTNSLAQLASDPSTSQLLQTASIPVQENILLCLVDIWVDKVDNVSSIQKKTIGLALSIILTLRLPQVLDKLEQILSVCISVILGRNDDLAEEESSGDMSSSTSPDEGTIPSKEFRKRQIKLSDRVNQLSLEDSVRDNLQTCVAIHGESFNAAMSSMHPSVFAQLKQALKMP from the exons ATGGCGCTTTCGGTCTCCGACGTGGCGGCGATGTACTCGCTCCTCGCCAATTCCATGAGCGCCGATCATCGTCTCCGTGGTCCCGCTGAAGAAGCCCTTGCGCAATCTGAGTCTAGACGTGGCTTCTGCTCATGCCTCCTG GAAGTGATTACTGCTAAGGATTTGGCGTCGCAAGTTGATGTGCGTTTAATGGCAACTGTTTATTTCAAAAACAGTATTAATCGTTACTGGCGCCAGCGTCGTGATTCTAC GGGAATTACCAATGAGGAGAAAGCGCATTTGAAGCAGAAGTTGTTGATGCACTTGAGAGAAGAGAGTGATCAG ATAGCTCTAATGTTGGCTGTACTAATCTCCAAGATTGCTCGCATTGATTATCCGAAAGAATG GCCAGACATCTTTTTGGTTTTATCTCAACAACTTCAATCAGCAGATGTTCTTGCCTCCCACCGAATCTTTACGATTCTATTTAGGACCTTAAAGGAGTTGTCTACAAAACGGCTTACCGCAGACCAGCGCAACTTTGCAGAG ATATCATCCCAATTCTTTGATTATAGCTGGCGCCTCTGGCAGAGTGATGTGCAGGCACTGCTGCATGGTTTCTCTGCTCTTTCTCAAAACTATAATTCCAATGCTGATGATCAGCATCATGAACTTTATCTTACATGTGAGAGATGGTTGTTATGTTCAAAGATCATACGACAGTTAATTATTTCAGGATTTCAAAGTGATTCCAAGTGCTTTCAG GAGGTTCGGCCAGTCAAGGAAGTCTCAACTGCTCTCTTAAGTGCCATTCAATCGTTTCTTCCATATT ATTCGTCTTTTCAAAAGCAGTATCCTAAATTTTGGGACTTTCTAAAGAGATCATGTACCAAattgatgaaaattttaattgccATTCAGGGAAGACATCCTTACTCCTTTGGGGATAAATTTGTTCTTTCATCAGTCATGGACTTCTGTTTGAATAAAATAACAGACCCGGAGCCAAATCTACTGTCATTTGAACAATTTCTCATTCAATGTATGGTGATGATTAAGAATATTCTGGAATGTAAGGAATACAAGCCAAGTCTTACTGGTCGGGTGGTGGATGAAAATGGAGTTACACTGGAGcagatgaagaaaaatatttccAGTGCAGTTGGCGGTGTTGTAACCTCCCTTCTTCCGAATGAGCGGATAGTTCTTTTGTGCAATGTATTGATAACAAG GTATTTTGTTCTGACAGCAAGTGATTTGGAGGAGTGGTACCGTAACCCCGAGTCTTTTCATCACGAGCAGGATATGGTCCAGTGGACAGAAAAATTGAGGCCATGTGCTGAAGCTCTGTACATTGTATTGTTCGAAAATAATAGTCAA CTGCTAGCTCCTGCTGTGGTTTCTCTTCTTCAAGAGACCATGAACAATTGCCCGACTACAGTGACAGAAATTACTTCTGTGTTACTTCTTAAAGATGCTGCCTATGGTGCTGCCGCTTATGTTTATTATGAACTCTCAAACTATCTGAGCTTTAAAGACTG GTTTAATGGTGCTTTATCGCACGAGCTTTCAAATGATCATCCAAATCTGTTTATTATTCATCGTAAAGTTGCGGTAATTTTGGGACAGTGGGTTTCTGAG ATTAAAGATGATACAAAAAGGCCTGTATATTGTGCCTTAATCAGATTGTTACAGGGTAAAGATTTATCTGTCCGG ctgGCAGCCAGTCGGTCACTGTGCTTACATGTTGAAGATGCAAACTTTTCAGAGAGGGAGTTTGTTGACCTTCTTCCTCTTTGTTGGGACTCATGTTTTAAGTTGTTTGAGGACGTTCAAGAATTTGATTCAAAG GTTCAGATTTTGAATTTGATCTCTACCCTTATAGGACATGTTAGTCAAGTTATTCCATTTTCAAACAAGTTGGTGCAGTTTTTTCAAAAG GTTTGGGAGGAATCTGCTGGTGAAAGTCTACTACAGATTCAGCTTCTGGTTGCTTTGAGAAATTTTGTGATTGCACTTGGTTATCAATCACCCATTTGCTACAATATACTACTGCCACTTCTGGAGAATGGAATTGATATTAATAGTCCAGATGAGCTCAATCTTCTTGAAGATAGCATGCTG TTATGGGAGGCCACACTTTCCCATGCTCCATCAATGGTGCCTCAATTGTTATCGTATTTTTCACGCCTTGTGGGGATTATGGAGAGAAGCTTCGACCATTTGGAG GTTGCAGTGAACATAATTGAAGATTACATAATTTTGGGTGGAAATGACTTTCTAAGCATGCATGCAACAAATATTGCTAAAATTCTTGATTTAGTTGTTGGCAATGTCAATGACAGAGGTCTACTTTCTGTTCTTCCTGTCATTGATATCTTAATTCAG TGTTTCCCCATGGAAGTGCCGCCACTTATTAGCAATACATTACAA AAATTAATTGTCATATGTTTGAGTGGAGGAGATGACCGGGACCCCTCTAAAACATCTGTTAAAGCATCTTCTGCTGCCATCCTGGCAAGACTTTTGGTGATGAATACAAATTCACTTGCCCAATTAGCATCAGATCCATCTACTTCTCAACTGCTTCAGACGGCATCTATCCCAGTTCAAGAAAATATACTTCTTTGTCTGGTTGACATTTGGGTTGATAAG GTAGATAATGTTTCTTCCATCCAGAAGAAGACAATTGGCTTAGCCCTCTCAATAATTCTGACATTAAGGCTGCCTCAAGTTCTTGACAAACTTGAGCAAATTTTAAG TGTTTGCATTAGTGTAATTCTGGGAAGAAATGATGACTTGGCAGAGGAAGAGTCCAG TGGTGACATGAGCTCCAGTACGTCTCCTGATGAGGGCACTATTCCTAGTAAAGAATTCAGGAAAAGACAG ATCAAATTATCAGACCGTGTAAATCAGCTGTCACTTGAGGACTCTGTGAGAGATAATCTACAAACATGTGTTGCCATTCATGGGGAATCTTTTAATGCTGCAATGAGCAGTATGCATCCATCTGTGTTTGCACAGTTAAAGCAGGCATTAAAAATGCCATAA